The following proteins are encoded in a genomic region of Paenibacillus sp. FSL H3-0469:
- a CDS encoding restriction endonuclease — MGNMWLVRAGEKAYLIDEFKEKQAIAIGWALLGNISTVKTLQEVKRLLKLAYPEYKEGKINITAGQIFRFVSDFKIDDLVITYHPEERLYYIGRVVSNYEYKPDYITDKPQIRRVNWEGTVSRDVLSASARNTLGSIMTIIAIPNEVQKELLKQMAAGQAVVNSSDQTIEPVKAETEEEAEELEIIKDDVIEKSNEFIKDKIAKLDWEQMQELVAGILRGMGYKTRISPKGPDRGRDIFASPDGLGLEEPRIIVEVKHRSGSMGSSHIRSFTGGLRVGDRGIYVSTGGFTKDAKYEAERSNIPLSLIDLDLLAELVTQYYDQFDSETRTLIPLRKIYWPL, encoded by the coding sequence ATGGGGAATATGTGGCTTGTAAGAGCGGGGGAAAAAGCATACCTTATTGACGAATTCAAAGAAAAGCAAGCGATCGCGATAGGTTGGGCCCTATTGGGGAATATCAGTACAGTGAAGACTTTGCAAGAAGTGAAGAGGCTTTTGAAGTTAGCGTATCCTGAATATAAAGAAGGTAAGATTAATATAACTGCGGGCCAGATTTTTCGGTTTGTGAGTGATTTTAAAATAGATGATCTTGTAATCACTTATCATCCGGAAGAGCGTCTTTATTACATAGGAAGAGTTGTTTCAAATTATGAATATAAACCTGATTATATTACGGATAAGCCGCAAATTCGCAGAGTAAATTGGGAGGGGACGGTATCTAGAGATGTTTTGTCAGCCAGTGCTCGGAATACGCTTGGTTCTATTATGACTATTATTGCTATACCTAATGAAGTTCAGAAGGAATTGCTCAAGCAAATGGCAGCTGGTCAGGCAGTTGTTAATTCATCAGATCAAACAATAGAGCCTGTGAAGGCAGAGACAGAGGAGGAAGCTGAAGAGTTAGAGATCATCAAGGACGATGTCATTGAGAAGTCCAACGAGTTTATCAAGGATAAGATTGCTAAGTTAGACTGGGAGCAAATGCAAGAGCTCGTGGCAGGCATACTCCGAGGAATGGGGTACAAGACGCGAATCTCACCTAAAGGGCCGGATCGAGGAAGAGATATTTTTGCATCTCCAGATGGTCTAGGACTCGAAGAACCCAGAATTATAGTGGAGGTAAAGCACCGTTCAGGTAGTATGGGATCTAGTCACATACGTAGTTTTACCGGAGGATTAAGAGTAGGGGATCGGGGGATTTATGTATCTACTGGTGGATTTACCAAAGATGCCAAATATGAAGCAGAACGATCTAATATCCCTTTATCGTTAATAGACTTAGATCTACTAGCGGAGTTAGTAACGCAATATTATGATCAATTTGATTCAGAGACACGGACTTTAATACCGTTAAGGAAGATATATTGGCCGTTATAA
- a CDS encoding DUF3578 domain-containing protein, with protein MSEYTAAKMEAFAGHSLGTLFRQTLPSELKTLPFIDDQYKVQGSIGQGNWATIPWLAVLDKRITETTQHGVYIVYLFAEDMSTVYLTFNQGVTKPIQENGRREGYAYLRDRKEWILDLLPLNNMNKDENIHLVDSGLGQDYQVSTIAYIKYNRGNVPNDEQLIQDLGNLIDDYRLYVEKVIAASDDEPNDEEVDPLPQEAEPLEDGLVLNILHHIQSHIRRQGFFFPEHLIENFYLSLKAKPLVILAGISGTGKTRLVKLFAEALGATRDNGRFRLIPVRPDWSDPADLLGYKDLAGRFQPGPVMQVFVEARQPENRHKPYFICLDEMNLARVEHYFSDLLSVLETQEWRESEIQTQELISRALLGTPEDRATYGGLGIPENVFLIGTVNMDETTHPFSKKVLDRASTLEFNYINLQQYPQEAAQEADVPAALAELNHLFVRSDYLKLADAYEPYQELVVRTTGRLVKINALLEDIHAHVGFRVRDTVCFYMIYNERYGLMDEEEAFDWQLLQKILPRIQGSHSSVRRVLLSLIKEAIGNGTSLTFNMESLMEDASSLYLAWTGGKTPPGLKHPQSARKLAYMLRRLEEDGFTSYWLS; from the coding sequence ATGAGCGAATACACGGCTGCTAAAATGGAAGCTTTCGCAGGCCATTCACTGGGTACGTTGTTTCGCCAGACCCTGCCTTCAGAGCTTAAAACGTTACCTTTCATAGATGATCAATATAAAGTTCAAGGATCAATTGGACAAGGGAATTGGGCAACGATACCCTGGCTGGCAGTTCTGGATAAACGGATAACGGAAACAACTCAGCATGGGGTATATATTGTGTATCTATTTGCTGAGGACATGAGTACTGTATATCTTACGTTTAATCAGGGTGTAACAAAGCCAATTCAAGAAAATGGACGCAGGGAAGGCTACGCTTATCTGAGAGACCGCAAAGAGTGGATTCTAGACCTTCTTCCACTGAATAATATGAACAAGGATGAGAACATTCACCTTGTAGACAGTGGCCTTGGTCAAGATTATCAGGTATCGACCATTGCTTACATTAAATACAATAGAGGTAATGTACCGAATGATGAACAGCTGATTCAGGATCTTGGGAATTTAATTGACGATTACCGTCTATATGTTGAAAAGGTAATCGCTGCAAGTGATGATGAACCTAATGACGAGGAAGTGGATCCATTGCCACAAGAAGCTGAGCCGCTGGAAGACGGACTAGTCCTAAATATCCTCCACCACATCCAATCCCACATCCGCCGCCAAGGCTTCTTTTTCCCGGAGCATCTGATCGAGAACTTCTACCTGTCGCTGAAGGCGAAGCCGCTTGTGATTCTGGCGGGGATCTCGGGGACGGGGAAGACGAGGCTGGTGAAGCTGTTCGCGGAGGCGCTGGGAGCGACGCGGGATAATGGGCGGTTCAGGCTGATTCCGGTGCGGCCGGATTGGAGTGATCCTGCGGATCTGCTGGGGTATAAGGATCTGGCGGGCAGGTTCCAGCCGGGGCCGGTGATGCAGGTGTTCGTGGAGGCGCGGCAGCCGGAGAATCGGCATAAGCCTTATTTTATATGCCTGGATGAGATGAACCTGGCCCGGGTGGAGCATTATTTCAGTGATCTGTTAAGTGTGCTGGAGACGCAGGAGTGGCGGGAGAGTGAGATTCAGACGCAGGAGCTGATCTCGCGTGCCTTGCTGGGTACACCTGAGGATCGAGCGACCTATGGAGGCCTGGGCATCCCGGAGAATGTGTTCCTGATCGGGACGGTGAATATGGACGAGACTACGCATCCTTTTAGCAAAAAAGTTCTCGACCGCGCAAGCACTCTGGAGTTCAATTACATCAATCTGCAGCAGTACCCGCAAGAGGCGGCTCAGGAGGCAGACGTTCCCGCTGCGCTGGCGGAGCTGAATCATCTGTTCGTCCGTTCGGATTATCTGAAGCTGGCCGATGCCTACGAGCCTTATCAGGAGCTTGTGGTGCGGACGACCGGGAGGCTGGTGAAGATCAACGCGCTGTTGGAGGATATTCATGCTCATGTGGGGTTCCGGGTGCGGGATACGGTTTGCTTTTATATGATCTATAACGAGCGGTATGGCCTGATGGATGAGGAAGAGGCGTTCGACTGGCAGCTGCTGCAAAAGATTCTCCCGCGCATTCAAGGCAGTCATTCCTCGGTGCGCCGGGTCCTGCTGAGCCTGATCAAGGAGGCCATCGGCAATGGGACGAGCTTAACGTTCAATATGGAATCGCTCATGGAGGATGCGTCGTCTCTCTATCTGGCATGGACTGGCGGGAAGACTCCGCCTGGGCTGAAGCATCCGCAGAGCGCCCGCAAATTGGCGTACATGCTTAGGAGGCTGGAGGAAGATGGATTCACCTCATACTGGCTCTCGTGA
- a CDS encoding restriction endonuclease-like protein has product MDSPHTGSRDQAVELLRVETELFTLYLQGKPYHPTVETLQLHRSTEQEWVEATLGITCSERLGEVQIKVFSPEAYGLVEWVPGETAFPCFYETQSYELVVQHKHVESLTFYHENVLLRQAVKPLGDSILAGVLNFRNEVGLTEWELRVAGRMLLRVEMEIFPSKMDYKLDYQNILHEVNAQIYNLAFDFLRRTYQLTGLRETPHQSLTEFFTILQHILRQLLDAVERINKNPHYALLQERRLMDAGRVKQAGRENIRELAKHPERLREDAKHGFLTIGNRSYTATHLMETRRRLAYDTNENRFVRWMLERVRGKLKELKLRWRENSRTSDPLLMARLDSMLKQIDRVLQMDFVREAGVMKQMSVTLVLQMAPGYREVYRFYLMLLKGLSIQSDLLRLSMKDVAQLYEYWCFLKLNQLLGQKYKLVKQNIIRVNRSGIFVTLDRSQSARMIYENPVNGEQFILYYNAIPGTDQTPTLSQRPDNVLTLKKKDAGQVKEYKYVFDAKYRLNPAYPGTPYEKRYKQPGPEEDDINTMHRYRDAIVYQEQSSGEYERSMFGAYVLFPYPDEERFKSHPFYRSIELLNIGAFPFLPNATGLVEQFLEEIIRDSPEKAYERSTRPRGTKEYYADKLAGKNVLVGSVRGPEQVGVALRNAFYHMPLKNLASQKLLTQIEYIAMCQSRKKFIDPAKTGIHWVGKVADWKVLRRKEITEVPCRPGTEEDLYVRFTIEEWKRLADPISLGGQGIYTVLHTSKYILDRALEIAELRLDTETGLHEWREKRRKGRVQVRLDHEEYVDLGRVVEVRNI; this is encoded by the coding sequence ATGGATTCACCTCATACTGGCTCTCGTGATCAGGCGGTAGAATTGCTGCGGGTGGAGACGGAGCTGTTCACGCTGTATCTCCAGGGGAAGCCCTATCATCCTACGGTGGAGACGTTGCAATTGCATCGTTCTACTGAGCAGGAGTGGGTAGAGGCCACGCTTGGCATCACTTGCTCGGAGCGGCTGGGTGAGGTGCAGATTAAGGTGTTCTCGCCGGAAGCGTATGGGCTGGTGGAGTGGGTGCCGGGGGAGACGGCTTTTCCTTGCTTTTATGAGACGCAGTCTTACGAGCTGGTGGTTCAGCATAAGCACGTGGAGAGTCTTACGTTCTATCATGAGAATGTGCTGCTCCGGCAGGCGGTGAAGCCGCTGGGGGACTCGATTCTGGCGGGCGTGCTGAACTTCAGGAATGAGGTCGGGCTGACGGAATGGGAGCTTCGGGTAGCGGGGAGGATGCTGCTGCGGGTGGAGATGGAGATTTTCCCCTCGAAAATGGATTACAAGCTGGACTACCAGAACATTCTGCATGAAGTCAATGCACAGATCTATAATCTGGCCTTCGACTTCCTGCGCCGGACCTACCAGCTCACGGGGCTGCGGGAGACCCCGCATCAGAGCCTGACGGAATTCTTCACGATCCTCCAGCACATCTTAAGGCAGCTGCTGGATGCGGTTGAGCGGATCAACAAGAACCCTCACTATGCGCTGCTCCAGGAACGAAGGCTCATGGATGCGGGCCGGGTCAAGCAAGCAGGAAGAGAGAACATCCGCGAGCTCGCCAAGCACCCTGAACGGTTAAGGGAGGATGCGAAGCACGGGTTCCTGACGATCGGTAACCGCAGCTACACGGCCACACACTTAATGGAGACGCGCAGGCGCCTCGCCTATGATACGAATGAGAACCGCTTCGTCCGCTGGATGCTGGAACGGGTTCGCGGGAAGCTGAAGGAGCTTAAGCTCCGCTGGAGAGAGAACAGCCGAACCTCAGACCCCTTGCTGATGGCAAGATTGGATTCGATGCTGAAGCAGATTGACCGGGTGCTGCAGATGGATTTTGTGCGTGAGGCGGGTGTGATGAAGCAGATGTCCGTTACACTGGTGCTGCAGATGGCCCCTGGATACCGTGAGGTCTACCGCTTCTATCTCATGCTGCTCAAAGGCCTGTCGATCCAAAGCGATCTTCTCCGGCTATCCATGAAGGATGTCGCGCAGCTCTATGAATATTGGTGCTTCCTGAAGCTGAATCAGCTGCTGGGGCAGAAGTATAAGCTGGTGAAGCAGAATATCATCCGGGTGAACCGGAGCGGGATCTTCGTTACGCTGGACCGTTCGCAGAGCGCCAGGATGATCTATGAGAACCCGGTGAACGGGGAGCAATTCATCCTGTATTATAACGCGATTCCGGGCACGGATCAGACGCCGACACTGAGCCAGCGGCCGGATAATGTACTCACCTTGAAGAAGAAGGATGCGGGTCAGGTGAAGGAGTATAAGTATGTTTTTGACGCTAAATACCGCTTGAATCCTGCCTATCCAGGCACGCCCTATGAGAAAAGATACAAGCAGCCCGGGCCGGAGGAGGACGACATCAATACGATGCACCGCTACCGGGATGCGATTGTGTATCAGGAGCAGAGCTCCGGGGAGTATGAGCGCAGCATGTTCGGGGCGTATGTGTTATTCCCTTATCCGGACGAGGAGCGGTTCAAGAGCCACCCGTTCTACCGGAGCATTGAGCTGCTCAACATCGGTGCTTTTCCGTTCCTGCCGAATGCCACCGGTCTGGTGGAGCAATTCCTGGAGGAGATCATCCGTGACAGCCCGGAAAAGGCCTACGAACGCTCCACACGCCCGCGCGGCACGAAGGAGTATTATGCCGATAAGCTGGCGGGCAAGAATGTGCTGGTTGGATCGGTGCGGGGGCCGGAGCAGGTGGGGGTAGCGTTGCGGAACGCTTTTTATCATATGCCGCTTAAGAATCTTGCCAGCCAGAAGCTGCTGACTCAGATCGAATACATCGCGATGTGCCAATCCCGTAAGAAATTCATTGATCCAGCCAAAACAGGCATTCACTGGGTAGGCAAGGTGGCCGATTGGAAGGTGCTGCGGCGTAAGGAGATTACCGAGGTTCCTTGCCGGCCGGGTACAGAAGAGGACTTGTATGTCCGGTTCACCATTGAAGAATGGAAGAGGTTAGCTGACCCGATCTCTCTTGGGGGACAAGGAATCTATACGGTGCTGCATACCAGCAAGTACATTCTGGACCGGGCCTTAGAGATTGCCGAGCTTCGTCTGGATACCGAGACCGGGCTGCACGAATGGCGGGAGAAGCGCCGCAAGGGCCGGGTGCAGGTGAGGCTGGATCATGAGGAGTATGTGGATTTGGGTCGGGTGGTGGAGGTTAGGAATATTTGA
- a CDS encoding copper amine oxidase N-terminal domain-containing protein: MNHRQRPFFRFAMKTLIMLLCAGLLPLLHTGASAQAAPVVGNQIRPLLINNQYVLFPGKLAPYIQEGKLMIPVRAFAGALGAQLTYDAATKSSTISLLGESVGKLRAGQATAVTRDGSKIALGVSPQLRDGVLFAPMNPILTGLKKLKWENMYNALTRHVLIVQGRGDMELPQPKSWQSVTSFGDVPGEHQNPFYPTLLTQSADGKGFRLSLSVLNASGSVIPKGASSLEFIAVNGQGQAVVRQLPGPSQATPKAGALSFTINVPTAPDYVIFNSRIK; encoded by the coding sequence ATGAATCATCGCCAACGTCCATTCTTTCGGTTCGCTATGAAAACCTTAATTATGCTGCTATGCGCTGGCCTGTTGCCACTCCTACATACGGGGGCTTCAGCGCAGGCTGCACCGGTAGTGGGGAACCAGATCAGGCCGCTGCTGATTAATAACCAGTATGTGCTGTTTCCAGGCAAGCTGGCACCCTATATCCAGGAGGGTAAGTTAATGATACCTGTCCGTGCGTTCGCAGGTGCGCTGGGTGCACAGCTGACCTATGACGCCGCCACCAAAAGCTCCACGATCTCACTTCTTGGCGAGAGTGTGGGGAAACTGCGGGCGGGTCAGGCCACGGCGGTAACCAGAGATGGAAGTAAAATAGCGCTTGGAGTGTCCCCGCAGTTGAGGGATGGTGTGCTGTTTGCGCCGATGAACCCGATCCTCACCGGGCTGAAAAAGCTGAAATGGGAGAACATGTATAACGCGCTTACCCGCCATGTACTGATAGTGCAGGGCCGGGGAGATATGGAGTTGCCGCAGCCGAAGTCTTGGCAGAGTGTAACTTCGTTTGGAGATGTGCCTGGGGAGCACCAGAATCCCTTTTACCCTACACTGCTTACGCAATCTGCTGACGGGAAGGGCTTCCGGCTAAGTCTCAGCGTGCTTAATGCCTCTGGGTCTGTCATTCCCAAGGGCGCTTCCAGCTTGGAATTCATCGCTGTGAACGGCCAAGGACAGGCCGTTGTCCGACAGCTTCCCGGCCCTTCGCAGGCGACTCCTAAGGCAGGAGCTTTGTCATTCACGATTAATGTGCCCACAGCGCCGGATTATGTGATTTTCAATTCACGGATCAAGTAA
- a CDS encoding NADAR family protein: MDNQEHIQKLHDEHRKEWLSAKPEARVIRFYETDKPYGCFSNFAKYPILLKGKEWATSEHYFQAQKFAGTGHEEEIRLASTPMIAARMGRERNRPLRPDWEECKVQVMTEALIAKVEQHPVIKSILLSTGDCTLVEHTSNDAYWGDGGNGQGGNMLGKLLMELREGLKREAITVGS, encoded by the coding sequence ATGGACAACCAGGAACACATCCAGAAGCTGCACGATGAACATAGGAAGGAATGGTTATCGGCTAAGCCAGAGGCGCGTGTGATACGTTTCTATGAGACGGATAAGCCTTACGGCTGTTTTTCTAATTTTGCGAAGTATCCGATTCTGTTGAAGGGCAAAGAGTGGGCAACATCGGAGCATTATTTTCAGGCGCAGAAGTTCGCAGGAACCGGGCATGAAGAGGAAATCCGGCTCGCCAGTACGCCTATGATAGCAGCCAGGATGGGACGGGAGCGGAACCGGCCGCTGCGCCCGGATTGGGAGGAGTGCAAGGTGCAGGTGATGACGGAAGCGCTCATAGCCAAGGTAGAACAGCATCCTGTAATCAAGTCCATTCTACTCTCCACCGGAGATTGCACACTTGTTGAGCATACCTCGAATGATGCCTACTGGGGAGACGGCGGGAACGGGCAGGGCGGCAATATGCTGGGGAAGCTGCTGATGGAGCTTCGGGAGGGCCTGAAGAGAGAAGCAATCACCGTAGGCTCTTAA
- the ltrA gene encoding group II intron reverse transcriptase/maturase has protein sequence MSAVRYWDYYGMTGIFSELYGRAQNKEIFTNLYDMITSRENILLAYRTVKSNKGSKTAGTDGRTIDDIKTASEEELVELITGKLLNYRPKKVRRVFIPKPNGKQRPLGIPSIVDRIIQQCFKQILEPIAEAQFYKHSYGFRPMRTTHHAVARVQHLINFNRFHFIVDIDIKGFFDNVNHTRLIKQLWNMGIQDRKVLRIIGKMLKAEIEGEGIPEKGTPQGGILSPLLSNIVLHDLDQWVSGQWDTFPSRHKYARNDGKCAALKRTNLKEGYIVRYADDFKILCRDWKTAQKWFHAVKLYLYDRLKLEISPEKSQIVNLRRRASEFLGFTIRAITKGPKRVARTGLSDRKKQQIKKEAKVRIVKIRQSPTAQNALLFNSYVLGIHNYFSRATQVSIEFSRLAHDLRRFTFNRLNSVATYEYPCIPPPTYSKFYSKNYKTFRICGVYLFPLPDIRWKISTNFDQSISPFTEEGRRIIHKELSPDILREISKLMKSNIHGRSVEYMDNRISRYSMKMGRCEVTGLFLYAEEVHCHHYQQMKNGGSDKFSNLRILHRDVHRLIHATTEKTIVELKTRLDLSSEMMKSLNLYRKKCNLELIDILN, from the coding sequence ATGTCGGCGGTACGATACTGGGATTATTACGGCATGACCGGAATCTTTAGTGAACTGTATGGAAGAGCACAAAACAAGGAAATATTCACGAATCTCTACGATATGATCACTTCTAGGGAAAATATTCTTCTGGCCTACCGCACAGTTAAATCAAATAAAGGTTCCAAAACAGCAGGTACAGACGGCAGAACTATTGACGATATTAAAACGGCATCCGAAGAAGAATTAGTAGAGCTTATCACTGGGAAACTATTGAACTATCGTCCTAAGAAAGTGAGAAGAGTCTTCATCCCCAAACCAAACGGCAAACAAAGACCATTAGGTATTCCGAGTATAGTTGACCGAATCATCCAGCAATGCTTCAAACAGATACTTGAACCCATTGCTGAAGCCCAATTCTATAAACACAGCTACGGATTCAGACCGATGCGTACTACCCACCACGCTGTAGCCCGGGTACAACACCTTATTAATTTCAATCGTTTTCACTTTATTGTGGACATTGATATTAAAGGTTTCTTTGATAACGTTAACCATACCAGACTTATCAAACAACTATGGAATATGGGGATACAAGATCGCAAAGTTTTACGGATCATAGGAAAAATGCTTAAAGCCGAGATTGAAGGCGAAGGTATACCTGAAAAGGGAACACCACAAGGCGGGATATTATCGCCACTCCTGTCAAACATTGTTTTGCATGATCTGGATCAATGGGTATCGGGGCAATGGGATACGTTTCCTTCTAGACATAAATATGCACGGAATGATGGGAAGTGTGCAGCCCTAAAAAGGACCAATCTCAAGGAAGGGTACATTGTCCGTTACGCCGACGATTTTAAAATCCTTTGTAGAGACTGGAAAACTGCCCAAAAGTGGTTTCATGCCGTAAAGCTTTATCTATATGACCGTCTGAAACTAGAAATCTCACCGGAAAAATCGCAAATTGTAAACCTCAGAAGGCGAGCGTCCGAATTTCTTGGATTTACTATTCGTGCGATAACGAAAGGACCTAAGAGAGTTGCTCGTACGGGCCTAAGCGACAGGAAAAAACAGCAGATAAAGAAAGAAGCGAAAGTGCGTATCGTGAAAATACGTCAGTCACCTACTGCTCAAAATGCGCTCTTATTCAATAGTTACGTCCTGGGTATTCATAACTACTTTAGCCGAGCTACGCAAGTTAGCATCGAATTCTCACGACTTGCTCATGATCTACGCCGGTTCACCTTTAATCGTCTGAATTCAGTCGCGACTTACGAATATCCGTGTATCCCGCCACCAACCTACTCGAAATTTTATAGTAAGAATTATAAAACGTTTAGGATATGCGGAGTCTACCTTTTTCCACTTCCGGATATCAGATGGAAGATCAGCACAAATTTCGACCAGTCCATTAGTCCATTTACCGAAGAAGGAAGAAGGATCATCCACAAAGAGCTAAGTCCGGATATTCTCAGAGAAATTTCTAAACTCATGAAATCCAACATACATGGTCGCAGTGTGGAATATATGGATAATCGTATTAGTAGATACAGTATGAAGATGGGCAGATGCGAAGTTACAGGATTGTTCTTATACGCAGAGGAAGTCCATTGCCACCACTACCAGCAGATGAAAAATGGAGGGAGCGATAAATTCAGCAACCTCCGTATTTTACATCGTGATGTGCACAGGCTCATACATGCAACGACTGAAAAAACGATTGTTGAACTCAAAACCCGATTGGATTTATCATCTGAAATGATGAAATCATTAAACCTATATCGTAAAAAGTGCAACTTGGAACTTATTGATATATTGAATTAA
- a CDS encoding putative holin-like toxin has protein sequence MEVYQALSLMFMFGMFIIALLNYLNRNR, from the coding sequence ATGGAGGTTTATCAAGCATTGTCCCTGATGTTCATGTTCGGCATGTTCATTATCGCGCTGCTAAATTACCTCAATAGGAATAGGTAA
- a CDS encoding slipin family protein, giving the protein MLKPITIQADQRGLLFHKGSYVKRLLPGTYRYFSWSQHTLVVLDIAKPFSAGGKDLQLFLQDDELLRELEVVRVQDHEHVLHYEDGQFIQLLKPGVYAYWNLLRKHTFVHTDIRVPELPAGIDRTIVSRLTPYVQSCEIASHELGFLFYDHTLQRELAPGKYYFWKGPVSVLTKKVDLRQQQMDLLGQEMMTEDKVTLRLNFVCQYRIVSPQRVLEMKEFDEQIHIQLQLLLREYVGTLRLDDLLKRKEDVATFILDRIREKEEEFGVRFLGAGVKDVILPGDMKDILNTVLLAEKKAQANLLTRREETASTRSLLNTAKLMDENQTLFRLKELEFLEKICDKIGSISVTGGGDLLERLSSLIGASK; this is encoded by the coding sequence ATGTTGAAGCCAATCACGATTCAAGCGGACCAGCGCGGTCTGCTCTTTCATAAGGGAAGTTATGTGAAGCGGCTGCTGCCGGGAACCTACCGTTATTTCTCCTGGTCGCAGCATACTTTGGTGGTACTGGATATTGCTAAGCCTTTTAGCGCTGGCGGGAAGGACCTGCAATTGTTCTTACAGGATGATGAGCTCCTGCGGGAGCTTGAGGTGGTCCGGGTACAGGATCATGAGCATGTGCTGCACTATGAGGATGGTCAGTTCATTCAGCTGCTGAAGCCGGGGGTGTATGCGTATTGGAATCTGCTGAGGAAGCACACCTTCGTCCACACGGACATCCGTGTGCCGGAGCTGCCCGCCGGGATCGACCGCACGATCGTCTCGCGGCTTACGCCGTATGTGCAGAGCTGCGAAATCGCCAGCCACGAGCTGGGGTTCCTGTTCTATGATCATACACTTCAGCGGGAGCTTGCGCCGGGGAAATATTATTTCTGGAAGGGGCCGGTCTCGGTGCTGACGAAGAAGGTCGATCTGAGACAGCAGCAGATGGACCTGCTCGGCCAGGAGATGATGACGGAAGATAAGGTTACGCTGCGTCTGAACTTCGTCTGCCAGTACAGAATCGTAAGCCCGCAGCGAGTGCTGGAGATGAAGGAGTTCGATGAGCAGATCCACATCCAGCTTCAGCTCCTGCTGCGGGAGTATGTCGGGACGCTGAGATTGGACGATCTGCTGAAGCGGAAGGAGGATGTGGCGACGTTCATCCTGGACCGTATCCGGGAGAAGGAAGAAGAGTTCGGGGTGCGTTTCCTGGGGGCAGGGGTGAAGGATGTAATTCTGCCGGGAGACATGAAGGACATCCTGAATACGGTTCTGCTCGCTGAGAAAAAAGCACAGGCCAACCTGCTGACCCGCCGGGAAGAGACGGCCTCGACGCGCAGCCTGCTGAATACAGCGAAGCTGATGGACGAGAATCAGACGCTATTCAGGCTCAAGGAGCTGGAATTCCTGGAGAAGATCTGTGACAAGATCGGCTCCATCTCGGTCACAGGCGGCGGCGATCTGCTGGAGCGGTTAAGCTCACTCATCGGTGCGAGTAAATAG